A single Entelurus aequoreus isolate RoL-2023_Sb linkage group LG11, RoL_Eaeq_v1.1, whole genome shotgun sequence DNA region contains:
- the lim2.5 gene encoding lens intrinsic membrane protein 2.5, whose protein sequence is MMYSFMGGGLFCAIVGNILLVVSAATDYWIQYRLSGSFAHQGLWRYCMSGKCYMQTDSIAYWNATRAFMILSAMSCFAGIIAGILSFAHFSAFERFNRSFAAGIMFFVSTLFVLLAMAVYTGVTVNFLGKRFGDWRFSWSYILGWVALLMTFFAGIFYMCAYRMHECRRVAGPR, encoded by the exons ATGATGTACAGCTTCATGGGAGGGGGGCTGTTCTGCGCCATCGTGGGGAACATCTTGCTGGTGGTCTCCGCGGCAACCGACTACTGGATCCAGTACCGCCTGTCGGGGAGCTTCGCCCACCAGGGTCTGTGGAGGTACTGCATGTCGGGCAAGTGCTACATGCAGACCGACAGCATCG CCTACTGGAACGCCACGCGGGCCTTCATGATCCTGTCGGCCATGTCCTGCTTCGCCGGCATCATCGCGGGCATCTTGTCCTTCGCACATTTCTCCGCCTTTGAGAGGTTCAACCGCTCCTTCGCCGCCGGGATCATGTTCTTTGTTTCAA CTCTCTTCGTCCTGCTGGCCATGGCGGTCTACACCGGCGTGACCGTCAACTTCCTGGGCAAGCGCTTTGGCGATTGGCGCTTCTCCTGGTCTTACATCCTGGGCTGGGTGGCTCTGCTCATGACCTTCTTTGCAG GTATATTCTACATGTGCGCCTACAGGATGCATGAGTGCAGAAGGGTGGCTGGCCCACGTTGA